The following proteins are co-located in the Nitrospinota bacterium genome:
- a CDS encoding DHA2 family efflux MFS transporter permease subunit produces MNPTYLEGPRRGIATFSLTLATFMNVLDTTIANVSIPAIAGSLSVSPSQGTWVITSYSVSMAIVLPLTGWLARRFGEVRVFTACTALFSLASWLCGLSPDFYTLVLLRTLQGAVAGPMIPLSQSLLLRCYPPEKKGLALAFWSMTTVLAPILGPILGGYITDNIGWPWIFYINIPVGITSSYITLRVLGERESAVVKQPIDVVGLMLLIAGVGSLQLMLDWGHEMDWFESNQVTLLALASVVALSFFLVWEYYEEHPVVDFSLFKLRNFTVGTLSISLGYMTFFGGVVIFPLWLQTQMGYTATWAGLAAAPIGIVTLIMSPVIGSIVYKVDVRPLASFGFAVFAFTCFWQGMFNTSAGFFDVAAPRLAQGLGMVCFFIPLTTLSIAGLSPDRIASASGLTNFLRIIGGSFGTSISVTMWERRESYHQSYLVEKVNMLDPVGRAALEGAQSLGIGEGGAYAMLHRTVGNQAVMLATNDIFLLCGAVFSLLVFFVWLARSTEPVGRR; encoded by the coding sequence ATGAACCCCACCTATCTAGAAGGCCCGCGAAGGGGCATCGCCACCTTCTCGCTGACGCTGGCCACGTTCATGAACGTGCTGGACACCACCATCGCCAACGTCTCCATCCCCGCCATAGCCGGGTCGCTTTCCGTGAGCCCAAGCCAGGGGACGTGGGTGATCACGTCGTATTCGGTGAGCATGGCCATAGTGCTGCCGCTCACCGGCTGGCTTGCGCGCAGGTTCGGCGAGGTTCGGGTGTTCACCGCCTGTACGGCCTTATTCAGCCTTGCCTCGTGGCTGTGCGGCCTTTCGCCGGACTTTTACACCCTGGTGCTCCTGCGCACCTTGCAGGGGGCTGTGGCCGGGCCGATGATCCCGCTGTCCCAAAGCCTGCTGCTGCGGTGCTACCCTCCGGAGAAAAAGGGGCTGGCGCTGGCCTTCTGGTCCATGACCACCGTGCTGGCGCCGATCCTCGGCCCCATCCTTGGCGGCTACATCACCGACAACATCGGCTGGCCCTGGATTTTCTACATCAACATTCCCGTGGGGATCACCTCTTCTTACATCACCTTGCGGGTGCTTGGCGAAAGGGAGTCGGCGGTGGTCAAGCAGCCGATAGACGTGGTGGGGCTGATGTTGCTCATCGCGGGGGTGGGGAGCCTGCAGCTTATGCTCGACTGGGGGCACGAGATGGACTGGTTCGAGTCGAATCAGGTGACGCTCCTGGCCCTGGCCTCCGTGGTGGCGCTGAGCTTTTTCCTGGTGTGGGAGTATTACGAGGAGCACCCCGTGGTGGACTTTTCGCTTTTCAAGCTTCGCAACTTCACAGTGGGGACGCTTTCGATAAGCCTGGGGTACATGACATTCTTCGGCGGAGTGGTGATTTTCCCGCTGTGGTTGCAGACCCAGATGGGCTATACGGCCACCTGGGCCGGGCTGGCGGCGGCTCCCATCGGGATCGTCACGCTTATCATGTCGCCGGTGATAGGCTCCATCGTGTACAAGGTGGACGTGCGCCCCCTGGCCAGCTTCGGGTTCGCGGTGTTCGCGTTCACCTGCTTCTGGCAGGGGATGTTCAACACTTCCGCCGGTTTTTTCGATGTGGCGGCGCCAAGGCTCGCGCAGGGGCTGGGCATGGTCTGCTTTTTCATCCCGCTCACCACGCTTTCCATCGCCGGTCTTTCGCCGGACAGGATAGCTTCCGCCTCCGGGCTGACGAATTTCCTGCGGATAATCGGCGGGAGTTTCGGCACATCCATCAGCGTGACGATGTGGGAGCGGCGGGAGTCGTATCACCAGTCTTACCTGGTGGAGAAAGTGAACATGCTCGATCCGGTGGGCCGCGCGGCGCTGGAAGGGGCGCAATCATTGGGGATCGGTGAGGGAGGGGCTTACGCGATGCTCCACAGGACGGTTGGGAACCAGGCGGTGATGCTGGCCACCAACGACATATTCCTGCTATGCGGCGCGGTGTTCAGCCTGCTGGTGTTTTTCGTGTGGCTGGCCAGGAGTACGGAGCCAGTGGGAAGACGGTAA
- a CDS encoding nucleotidyltransferase has product MDIQADFKELLKSFNAHNVEYMIVGGYALAFHGAPRFTGDLDIFIKPSFDNARRIVAALAEFGFGSMGLAEDDFAKEDSVVQLGVPPVRVDIISSITGVTWPDAFAGKVEGSYGDIPINFIGREQFIANKRAIGRKRDMADIEALGE; this is encoded by the coding sequence ATGGACATACAGGCAGACTTCAAAGAGTTGTTAAAGTCATTCAACGCCCACAACGTTGAATACATGATCGTCGGCGGTTATGCGCTGGCGTTCCATGGGGCTCCGCGATTCACCGGAGACCTGGATATTTTCATAAAGCCTTCCTTCGATAACGCACGGCGCATCGTCGCGGCGCTGGCGGAATTTGGATTCGGTTCCATGGGCCTTGCCGAGGATGATTTCGCAAAAGAGGACAGCGTCGTGCAGCTTGGCGTCCCTCCCGTGCGGGTGGACATAATATCGTCTATCACAGGCGTAACATGGCCGGACGCTTTCGCGGGAAAAGTTGAGGGGAGCTACGGCGATATCCCGATTAACTTTATCGGCCGGGAACAATTCATCGCCAACAAGCGCGCCATCGGACGCAAGCGGGACATGGCGGACATAGAAGCGCTGGGAGAATAA
- the pgsA gene encoding CDP-diacylglycerol--glycerol-3-phosphate 3-phosphatidyltransferase, which yields MNLPNRITLLRIFLVPLVLVFLISPSLWSCLIAAALFGFAAATDWLDGHLARVTNQVTLLGKLLDPVADKLLVLAALVPLVELDRVAAWIVVVIIGREFAVSGLRAIASSQGIHIAAGACGKYKMGAEITAILLLILDFNPVFHYAGQLAIWTAMVLAIISAIDYFGQFWNRLDTEKAGEVV from the coding sequence ATAAACCTTCCAAACAGGATAACGCTGCTGAGGATATTCCTTGTCCCGCTGGTCCTGGTGTTCCTCATTTCCCCCTCGTTATGGTCGTGCCTGATAGCGGCGGCCCTATTCGGCTTCGCCGCGGCGACGGACTGGCTGGACGGCCACCTTGCCCGGGTCACCAACCAGGTGACACTCCTGGGGAAGCTATTGGATCCCGTGGCGGACAAGCTTCTGGTTCTGGCGGCCCTGGTGCCGCTGGTGGAGCTGGACCGGGTGGCGGCATGGATCGTGGTGGTGATAATCGGGCGGGAGTTCGCCGTGTCCGGCCTTCGCGCCATCGCCTCGTCCCAGGGGATACACATCGCCGCGGGCGCCTGCGGCAAGTACAAGATGGGGGCGGAGATCACGGCGATTTTATTGCTGATACTCGATTTCAACCCGGTGTTCCACTACGCCGGGCAGCTTGCCATATGGACGGCGATGGTGCTTGCGATAATCTCGGCGATAGACTATTTCGGCCAGTTCTGGAACAGGCTGGACACGGAGAAGGCGGGGGAAGTGGTGTGA